Proteins from one Microcaecilia unicolor chromosome 2, aMicUni1.1, whole genome shotgun sequence genomic window:
- the TADA2B gene encoding transcriptional adapter 2-beta has product MADLGKKYCVYCLADVTSLRLRCTECQDIELCPECFSAGAEIGNHRRWHGYQLVDGGRFTLWGPEAEGGWTSREEQLLLDAIEQFGFGNWEDMAAHMGASRTPQEVMEHYVSMYIHGNLGKACVPGNIPNRVTDHTCPSGGPLSPSLTTPLPPLDITVAEQQQLGYMPLRDDYELEYDQDAETLISGLSVNYDDDDVEIELKRAHVDMYVRKLKERQRRKNIARDYNLVPAFLGKDKKDKEKTPKRKISKEEKELRLKLRPLYQFMSCKEFEDFFESMHKERVLRTKIRELQRYRRNGITKMEESAEYEAARHKREKRKENKNMVGAKRGKEDGKDGEFAAIENLPGFELLSDREKVLCSSLNLSPARYLTVKSIIIKDHLQKRQGIPSKSRLPGYLDKVLKKRILTFLTESGWISRDIS; this is encoded by the exons ATGGCTGATCTGGGGAAGAAATACTGTGTGTACTGTCTGGCCGATGTAACCAGCTTGCGTCTTCGGTGTACCGAGTGCCAGGACATCGAACTCTGCCCCGAGTGCTTCTCGGCTGGCGCCGAGATAGGTAATCACCGCCGTTGGCACGGGTACCAGCTGGTGGACGGCGGCCGCTTCACTCTCTGGGGGCCTGAAGCAGAGGGAGGCTGGACCAGCAGGGAAGAGCAGCTGCTGCTTGATGCTATCGAACAGTTTGGGTTTGGAAACTGG GAGGACATGGCTGCTCATATGGGGGCCTCACGAACTCCCCAGGAGGTGATGGAGCACTATGTGAGCATGTATATCCATGGTAACCTCGGGAAGGCCTGCGTTCCTGGCAACATTCCCAATAGAGTGACAGATCACACGTGTCCCAGTGGAGGTCCTctctccccaagcctcaccaCCCCTCTACCCCCTCTGGACATCACAGTGGCTGAGCAACAGCAGCTGGGTTACATGCCACTGCGTGATGACTATGAACTTGAATACGACCAAGATGCAGAAACCCTCATCAGTGGCCTTTCCGTTAACTATGACGATGACGATGTGGAAATAGAGTTGAAACGGGCTCACGTGGATATGTATGTTAGAAAATTGAAAGAAAGGCAGCGGCGGAAAAATATTGCCAGAGACTATAACTTGGTGCCTGCTTTCCTTGGCAAGGACAAAAAAGACAAGGAGAAGACTCCCAAGCGTAAAATTTCCAAAGAAGAGAAAGAGCTGAGGTTGAAGCTGAGGCCGCTGTACCAGTTCATGTCTTGTAAGGAGTTTGAGGACTTTTTTGAGAGTATGCACAAGGAGCGGGTACTTCGCACCAAGATCCGGGAGCTACAGCGATATCGGCGGAATGGCATCACCAAAATGGAGGAGTCTGCAGAGTATGAGGCTGCCAGACACAAACgggaaaaaaggaaagagaacaaaaacatggtgggtgccaagagagggaaggaagatgggAAAGACGGGGAGTTTGCTGCTATTGAAAATCTCCCTGGCTTCGAACTTTTATCGGACAGGGAGAAAGTGCTCTGCAGTTCCTTAAACTTAAGCCCCGCTCGGTACCTGACTGTGAAAAGTATCATCATCAAAGATCACCTGCAGAAAAGACAGGGCATCCCTTCTAAAAGCCGCCTTCCTGGTTACTTGGACAAGGTCCTAAAGAAAAGGATATTAACTTTCCTGACAGAAAGTGGATGGATTTCCAGAGACATATCTTGA